CGCAACGGGTCAGGCGAAATCGTTGGACGGCACGTTGCAAGAGGACGAACGCCGGCTGGTGATGGCGCGCGCGTTGCTCGGTGAATGGCTCGGCGGTTCCGGTGGTGGCTGGCAGGATTCCGGCGGCGTGTGGCCGGGCATAAAACTCATTTGTGGCGTGCTGGCAGGCGAGGATGATCCGGAATTTGGCATCAGCCGGGGCCGCTTGATGCCAACACATCGCATTTTCGATCAGCACGATGCCTCACCGGAAACCCGGCGCCGGCTGCAGGAGAGTCTCGTTCTGGTTCACGGCGGCATGGCCCAAAACGTCGGGCCAATCCTCGAGATGGTCACGGAAAAATATCTCCTCCGCTCCGATGCCGAGTGGCAGGGCCGCCTGCAGGCCATGGGCATTTTGGATGACCTCCTGGAGGCGTTGCGAGCCGGTGATGTGCCACGGGTCGGAGCGCTGGTGACGCGCAATTTCCATGAACCAATCCAAACCATCATTCCTTGGGCAAGCAACTTTTTCACGGAGACGCTTATCCGGCGCGTGCGCGAGGAGTTCGGAAAAGATTTCTGGGGCTTCTGGATGCTTGGAGGCATGGCTGGCGGCGGCATGGGTTTTATTTTTGAACCGGCACACAAGGCGCGCGCACAGGAGCGCCTGCTGATCATCATGTCGGAGACCAAGCGCGAACTGCAACACGCCCTGCCGTTCGCAATGGAGCCGGTCGTTTATGATTTTGCCATCAATGAACGCGGCACCTGGGCCGATCTGCTCTCCGGGCCGGAGGCATTGCTGCCCGCCGCGTATTACTCGATCCACGTTCCTCATTGGTTGCGGGCCGAGCCGCAGACGTTGCCGGCTGAACGCCGTGTGGAAATGGGCAGGTTCAGCACCGCCTGCCACACTCGACCCGAATTGGGTGGCATGATGTCCACGCTGTTTGACCGCCTGCTGCCCCAACCTAAGACGGAGGCTGGCCGGCAACAAAGCCTTGCCGAATTGCTCGAACAAAATGGCTTCGACCGCGCTCAACATGATCAAATTAGCGACGACCTCAAAGCGGGCCGCATCGGACTGGCGCAAAACCGTCTCCCCCCCAGCACCGACATCCGTGACGTGGGCGATGGCGATGTGTTGAGCGTGATTGATGGACGCGCCGAGCAGTATCGCGAGGCTGGTCTCGCGGCGCTGGCACGCGGTGAGTTGGGCATCGTCACGCTGGCCGCCGGTGTGGGCAGCCGATGGACGCAAGGTGCCGGCGTGGTGAAAGCGCTGCATCCCTTCTGCCGACTGGGCGGCGAGCACCGGACATTCATCGAAACGCATCTGGCCAAGAGCCGGCGCATGGGCAGAATGGTGGACCACCCGTTGCCGCACATCGTCACCACCAGTTACCTGACGCATCAGGCCACCGCCGATTATCTTGCGAAGCAAGGCAACTATGGTTATCCCGGCCCGCTGTTGCTGTCGCCTGGCCGCTCCATCGGTTTGCGGATGGTGCCGATGGTTCGCGACCTGCGTTTTCTCTGGGAGGAAATGCCGCAGCAAATGCTCGATGAACAGCAGCAAAAGGTCCACGACAGCCTCCACGCCGCGCTGCTTGGCTGGGCACGCTCGGCCGGCGAGGGCAACGACTACACCGACAACCTTCCCGCCCAATGCCTGCATCCGGTCGGCCACTGGTTTGAATTTCCCAACCTGCTCCGCAACGGCGTGCTCGCGCGTCTGTTGACCGAACGGCCCCAATTGAAGCATCTGATGATGCACAACATTGACACGCTCGGCACCGACGCCGATCCGGCAGTCTTCGGTCAGCACATGGCGGAAGGCGGTGGCCTCACGTTTGAAGTCATCGCGCGGCGACTGGAGGACCGCGGCGGCGGGTTGGCCTGCGTCAACGGCCAGGTGCGGCTCGTCGAGGGTCTGGCTATGCCGCGGGAGGAAGTTGAATTCACGCTCAGTTATTACAACTCGAATACCTGCTGGATTGACATCGACCAGTTGTTGACGGCCTTCGGCCTGACCCGCAGCGATCTGGTGAACGCGGAAAAAGTCGCCGCCGCCGTCCGCGCGTTGGCGGCGCGGATGCCGACCTACGTCACGATCAAGGAGGTGAAGAAACGCTGGGGCCATGGGCAGGAGGATGTTTTTCCCGTGAGCCAGTTTGAAAAACTGTGGGTGGACATGACAGCGCTCCCGCAGCTCAAGACCCGTTTTGTGGTGGTGCCGCGCTTGCGCGGACAGCAACTCAAGGATCAAGCCCAGCTTGATGGCTGGCTGCGCGACGGCTCGGCCGCATACGTCGAGTCGCTGTGTGAGTGGACGTAGGCGCGGAATGGAAGGAGCATGATTTCAAATGCGGTGTATTCGTTGTTCGAGAGACCGATTGGAGTGATTTGAGTTCAGAAGTTCCCGCCATCCAGTAACGCGGCGATGACAAGTTCGTGACTTCGTAAAATTTCGCGAAAATGTTGCTTGACAGCCACGCGAACATTTGGTGAGGTTACGGGTATTCCAACAACGCCAGTCGATCGTATGGTTTCTGACGCAGACATACGCCGACGGGTTAGTTCAACCGCCGGGGGCACAGGGAAACGGGTTGAGGTCGTGCTGCACGAACGACGCCAATCCGAGAGGAAGAAAACAATCATCATTAACCCTTCAGCACTATGAACATCTCGAAAATTCCAAGAACGTCCTTCGTGAAATCTTTGCCGGGTTTCGTGTCAGCGGCCGCTCTGTTGCTGGCCTTGACGACTCCCGCGGCATGGGCGCACTGGCCAAATACCAACGCGACCAAATGGGTCCAGTATCCGGATCCAACCGACAGAGGCATTGATGTGCTGGCCAGTCCGGTTCCCGGAGCGCAATCGATCGCCCTGGCGGATGACTTTTTGTGCAAGCAAACCGGGCCGATTACCGACATCCACATTTGGGCGTCCTGGCTGGGAGACAAGCCAGCCACTAATGCAGTTATCACCTTGAGCTTCTGGTCGGACGTGCCGGCCACCAACAGCCCTACTGGCGGTCTCGTGCCCAGCCATCCCGGAACACGACTTTGGACACAGACGTTCGGTCCGGGCCAATACCAAGTGAAAGCGTGGCAGTCAGCACACGAACTGTTCTGGAATCCAGACCAAGGCATCATGGGAAATGACACCATCATGTGGCAGTACAATTTCTATCCGGATCCAGCCGGGGCTTTTAGGCAGCAGGGAACGCCGACGGCACCGGTGGTTTACTGGCTCTCAGTGTCCGCGGGGCCGACCGGCATACCGGCATTTGGCTGGAAGACGTCCACCAATCATTGGAACGATGACGCGGTGTTTGGACATCCGGATACTGGCGGGAATGTGTCGGATTGGAAGGAGTTGCGTGACCCAAATAGTCCCGCCAATCCCATCAGTCTCGACCTTTCTTTTGTGTTGACGACACCACAGGTCATCACCAACCCGCCGCCACAACCGCCGGTCAAGTGGGTACAGTATCCTGACCAGTCACCCGAGGGACTCGACGTTCAAGACACGTTTCCGAATATTCTGGCCGACGACTTCCTCTGCAAATCTGCCGGACAGATCACCAACATCCAGGTCTGGGGCTCCTGGCTGGACGACAACGTGGATCCCAATACGCGATTCACGCTCGGCATCTGGAGTGATGTTCCAGCGGGAGCCAGTACCGCGGGCGCAAACATCACCTACAGCCATCCCGGGCAGTTGTTGTGGACGGCTACTTTTAGCGCGGGGGATTACACGTTTGGGGTCTATTCCACGGGACCAGAGCAATTCTACGATCCGAATCCGACGCCACCGTTCTTGGGGCCTGACAACCAGATCTGGCTCTACAACTTTACTCCGAAACTGCCCTTCTGCCAGAGAGGCTCCACCAACCAGCCAGTGGTTTACTGGCTTTCCGTCATCGCCCGGACGACCAGCGGCCACCAGTTTGGCTGGAAGACCTCGACCAATCACTGGAACGACGACGCCGTTTATGGTCATGTCACCGCAGCGGGTGGGCCGGTCAATGATTGGAAAGACCTTCATGACCCGAGGTCCGGCATCAGTCTTGATCTCTCGTTCCGCCTCCAGAATGGCCCACCCATTGATTGCGACCCGCAACACAAACCGAAATGGGTCCAGTGGCCCGATCCGTCCACCAACGGCATCGATGTGCGCGCCACCTATCCGAAAGTTTTGGCGGATGATTTTCCGTGCCGTGTTCGCGGCCCG
This portion of the Verrucomicrobiota bacterium genome encodes:
- a CDS encoding UTP--glucose-1-phosphate uridylyltransferase, which gives rise to MANTLIEIITSTDPAIRNRSLDSVCRDASAEQLLAACAELDNFRRHSDNLYERVRALFFLYATHRFHLPARSGIGQRGLIPFSGFEHLLHRRFAEAIDHFLTAQSTQGPSQAISSALAAAYQRLAFQTLADQVRRSVRSVRGNQWMFRMGHPTDHPLRIRPELLLRDADGSYPILRERTPVRMDLSHSGWSDIFFLGMDFPEGARVLNVSIDLGVHGRDASPRPPIEVFLRVIGEPVLRLTSVDLGASADINNLTEVFDFARDYLGLLKAAVIAAGIVPPGIEGSGQKLADLLARVVGTGRGLEIVSNVNSIPKGSRLAVSTNLLASLISVCMRATGQAKSLDGTLQEDERRLVMARALLGEWLGGSGGGWQDSGGVWPGIKLICGVLAGEDDPEFGISRGRLMPTHRIFDQHDASPETRRRLQESLVLVHGGMAQNVGPILEMVTEKYLLRSDAEWQGRLQAMGILDDLLEALRAGDVPRVGALVTRNFHEPIQTIIPWASNFFTETLIRRVREEFGKDFWGFWMLGGMAGGGMGFIFEPAHKARAQERLLIIMSETKRELQHALPFAMEPVVYDFAINERGTWADLLSGPEALLPAAYYSIHVPHWLRAEPQTLPAERRVEMGRFSTACHTRPELGGMMSTLFDRLLPQPKTEAGRQQSLAELLEQNGFDRAQHDQISDDLKAGRIGLAQNRLPPSTDIRDVGDGDVLSVIDGRAEQYREAGLAALARGELGIVTLAAGVGSRWTQGAGVVKALHPFCRLGGEHRTFIETHLAKSRRMGRMVDHPLPHIVTTSYLTHQATADYLAKQGNYGYPGPLLLSPGRSIGLRMVPMVRDLRFLWEEMPQQMLDEQQQKVHDSLHAALLGWARSAGEGNDYTDNLPAQCLHPVGHWFEFPNLLRNGVLARLLTERPQLKHLMMHNIDTLGTDADPAVFGQHMAEGGGLTFEVIARRLEDRGGGLACVNGQVRLVEGLAMPREEVEFTLSYYNSNTCWIDIDQLLTAFGLTRSDLVNAEKVAAAVRALAARMPTYVTIKEVKKRWGHGQEDVFPVSQFEKLWVDMTALPQLKTRFVVVPRLRGQQLKDQAQLDGWLRDGSAAYVESLCEWT